The proteins below come from a single Bubalus kerabau isolate K-KA32 ecotype Philippines breed swamp buffalo chromosome 19, PCC_UOA_SB_1v2, whole genome shotgun sequence genomic window:
- the NSMCE3 gene encoding non-structural maintenance of chromosomes element 3 homolog, producing the protein MSQKPKSRGRPSSQVEREPGGGGEEAPSTSRGPGGAASQRRAQASPAPGPRSQKQLELKVAELVQFLLIKDQRKIPIRRTDILRHVVGDYKDVLPELLRRAAERLEYVFGYRLVELEPRSNTYILVNTLEPVEEDAEVRGDQGTPTTGLLMIVLGLIFMKGNSIKETEVWDFLRRLGVHPTKKHLIFGDPKKLITEDFVRQRYLDYRRIPHTDPVDYELQWGPRTNLETSKMKVLKFVAKIHHQDPKDWPAQYCEALADEEARARPQPAGPSPATAPAPTLSPVS; encoded by the coding sequence ATGTCGCAAAAGCCGAAGAGCCGGGGCCGCCCCAGCTCCCAGGTCGAGCGGGAGCCGGGTGGCGGCGGCGAGGAGGCCCCGAGCACGTCTCGCGGGCCGGGCGGCGCCGCGTCACAGCGTCGGGCCCAGGCCTCCCCGGCCCCGGGGCCGCGCTCGCAGAAGCAGCTGGAGCTGAAGGTGGCGGAGCTGGTGCAGTTCTTGCTGATCAAGGACCAGAGGAAGATCCCTATCCGCCGCACCGACATCCTGCGGCACGTGGTCGGCGACTACAAGGACGTGCTCCCAGAGCTGCTGAGGCGGGCGGCCGAGCGCCTGGAGTACGTGTTCGGGTACCGGCTGGTGGAGCTGGAGCCGCGCAGCAACACCTACATTCTGGTCAACACGCTGGAACCGGTGGAAGAGGATGCGGAGGTGCGCGGCGACCAGGGCACGCCCACCACTGGGCTCCTCATGATCGTGCTGGGGCTCATCTTCATGAAAGGCAATAGCATCAAGGAGACCGAGGTCTGGGACTTCCTGCGGCGCCTCGGGGTACACCCCACCAAGAAGCACCTCATCTTCGGGGACCCCAAGAAGCTCATCACCGAGGACTTCGTGCGGCAGCGATACCTGGATTACCGGCGCATCCCGCACACGGACCCCGTGGACTACGAGCTCCAGTGGGGCCCGCGCACCAACTTGGAGACCAGCAAGATGAAGGTGCTCAAGTTCGTGGCTAAAATCCACCACCAGGATCCCAAGGACTGGCCGGCGCAGTACTGCGAGGCTTTGGCGGACGAGGAGGCCAGGGCCAGACCCCAGCCTGCGGGCCCGAGTCCAGCCACTGCCCCTGCCCCAACCCTTTCTCCTGTCTCTTGA